From Osmerus mordax isolate fOsmMor3 chromosome 7, fOsmMor3.pri, whole genome shotgun sequence:
acatgttCCCTCTCTGTGCAGGACTAAGATCGACGAGCTCCAgcagaaaagggaggaggagagcaaatCCATGAACCTCCGCATCCACAGGCTTCAGGCAGACCTGGTGGCAGCCAGTCAGGTCAGACgtcacatcacttcctgtgtgtgtgtgcgcgtgcgtgtttgtgtttctcggGATaacagttgttgttgttttgtcctTTCAGACCACTGCTGAACTAAGGGAACAGCTACAAAGTCGTCAGAAGGAGCATGagctggcactgcactccctcAAAGACCAggtaaacctctctctctctctctctctctctctctctctcactctcactctcactctcactctcactctcactctcactctcactcacacggcTGTATTCAAACCCAAAAAGACAATCATGGAACTACGTAAGCTATACTTTTAGTCTGGATTTTGTCAGGAAGTTTTAACACGATGAAGTCATCTCTAGAGTGAGACTGTTCATTTGCACTTGATGGAAAGGTTAACTAAGGATGACCCCTGCAATGATGGATTAGTGTGAGGTGCTGGAGAGCATAACAGAGagaacgtgtgtgagtgtgtgagtgagtaccTTATccccgtgtatgtgtgtgtgagtacctttccttgtccctgtgtgtgtgtgtgtgtgtacctgcacctgtctctgtgtgtgtgtgtgtgtgtgtgtgaacctgctcctgtctgtatgcgtgtgtgtgagtacctttccttgtccttgtgtgtgtgtgtgcacacctgtctctgtgtgcgtgcattaGACCACCAGACTGAGCTGGTGTGTAGCTGATCCACAGGAGGCCATCCTGGGCTAGGAGCCGCTCTTACCTGCCCCCCTTCCTGGAGGAGCgctctgctccagctcctgcacATGGACCTCTTCTAACCtggcttcctctctttcttctctcctcctccatgtgtTCTTTCTCTTCTGTGTGCTTCTGCCCATCCTAACTCTGCTCTCCCCGTTCTGTCTCTTTTCGCTTttatcctccttctctctctctctctctctctctctctctctctctctctctctctctctctctctctctctctctctcctctctcctgtctctgtctctgtctctcccttttctctgtttgtttctgcactgtctctctcccctcaaaccccctcctcctcatgacGCCGACGCCTTAGGTAGCGTGTCAGAGCGCCGTCAGTCAGGAGCAGGTGGAGAGCATCCTGACGGAGAACGATGCTCTCCGGACTAACCTGGCTGCTCTAGAACAGGTACTTAGAACACGGAGAACCTAGAGCATGTAGAACATGAATTACGTTCCCTTCAACCATCACTGTAACCCCTCATCATTATGGAGAACCATATCGAACACTGCTTCTCAGGCTAACCTAGACGCTATCTAGAGCATCAGAACTTATACCTGACATATCTGATAATGGAGCATTAGCCCGAACATTAGGAGATCCCGGGATACCATGTCCTGGGGCCGGCCGTCAGTGAGTCAGTAATAACCCTGGTCTGAGTTCACCACCACTAAGACATGCATGTCATACTAACTAAGAACTAGTGAGAGATGCGAGCAGCATGGCTCTCTAGTCTGATATGAAGGTACTCTCCACCTAACACCCACCAGCcctgcatctctgtctctgtatgtgtggcCTCTCAACCCGCCTGGTTCCAACTAGTTTCCCATCTCtgtggttgtgagtgtgtgtgtgtgtgtgtgtgagaagagagagaggatagctgTGTGTCATAACTGTGAGTACAAACAGATGGAGtacataactgtgtgtgtgtgtagatccagACAGTGAAGACCCAGGAGCTGAACCTGCTCAGGGACCAGAATGCTGCTCTGGAAGCAGAGGTCCTGCAGGGACGGGCTGAGAGAGACGACCTTAACTCACAGCTacaggtacccccccccccccacacacacacacacacacacacacacacacacacacacacacacacacacatatctatatatatatatatatatatatatatatatatatataaacacaggCAGACTGACTAATAAAGGATGTTCAAATAAAATActtctgttttgttgttgtctgttGCCTAATTCCttcttctgtccctctgcccctaccctgtctctctgtctcctcccatatgtctctctctctgcccctaccctgtctctctgtctcctccaatatgtctctctctctgcccctaccctgtctctctgtctcctcccatatgtctctctctctgcccctaccctgtctctctgtctcctcccatatgtctctctctctgcccctaccctgtctctctgtctcctcccatatgtctctctctctgcccctaccctgtctctctgtctcctcccatatgtctctctttcctgtcatGTTCTCTTTCCCATctgccccccatctctctctccacccggCTGTACTGCCACGTGTCTGCAGGAGTCCAGCTTTGCCAACAGAAAACTTCTAGAGCAGCTGACTGAGGAGGGGCAGGACAAAGACAGGCTACAGCGCGAGCTAGAGGACGCCAAaaaggtacacagacacacacacacacagacacacacacacaaacacagacacaaacacacacacacacacagcgtggcTGGTTATCAGAGCAAAGTGACCACCGCTGTGTGATTAACGTTGCGTTCTGAGGTAATATTAGGCGTTGTCTCAGGGACGGGTAGGGGcggagattggggggggggtcaccttttCACAGTGAACGACAGGTTTTCGAGACACGCAATACTAATGTAGTCTTAGCAGAGGACTTTATAAAACAAGTATCCCTTTTTCTGGGAGCTAAGCCAAAGAACAGCACAGTACAGCATAGAGCCATCAGTGGACTAGGGCTTTATTCTGTCCAttattctcccctccctccctcacacacacacacacacctcccctcccgccctccctccctcacacactgcccccccccctccctcacacacacccacacctccctcacccccccctccctccctcacccccccctcacatacacccacacctcccctccctccctcaccccccccctctctcacccccccatcacacacacctcccctccctccctcacccacccccctcccatacccccccccccctccctccctcacacacaccccccccccagacggCGGAGAAGCGCAAGGCAATGCTGGACGAGCTGGCCATGGAGCTGAACCAGGAGAAGCACCGGCACAAGGAGGAGCTGAGCGACGTGCGGCtccagcaggagaaggaggtgctGGGGGTGCGGGCGCGCTACGAGAAGGAGCTGCGGGGGCTCCACGAGGAGAAGAACCGCACCGAGGAGGAGATCCGGGGGCAGCTCCGGGAGGAGAAggtaaggaggagagagggcgggtgggggggggggggaatgatgagtagggaagagaggaggggggagaatgatgaagaggaaagaggggggtagctctgggaggagaaggtgtgaaggaggagaaaagggaggatgctctgggggggaggtgaagagggcagCACCAGGAGAGGCTGGTAAAAGATGGTCTAGGAGGAGTCCGAGCACCTCCACTGGTGTgtgactcccccctcctcccccaggcccgCTGCAGGGAACTGGAGGGCCTCCAGCAGagtgtggaggagctgcaggcccAGGTCCAGGCCATGGAGGGGACCAAGGGCTGGTTTGAGCGCAGGCTGAAGGAGGCCGAGGTACGCccaccacacacaagcacacgtgtTTATttcatgcgcgcacacactcgTCTAAGAATTAGTACTGCCCCTCCCTGACATGCTCTCCACAAGGTGTCACTACATCCCTTTTCAACCTCACTGTCTCCCATGTGTTGTTGAATCGCTACTACTTcttgaatggtgtgtgtgtgtgtgtgtgtgtgtgtgtgtgtgtgtgtgtgtgtgtgtgtgtgtgtgtgtgtgtgtgtgtgtgtgtgtgtgtgtgtgtgtgtgtgtgtgtgtgtgtgtgtgtgtgtgtgtgtgtgtgtgtgtgtgtgtgtgtgtgtgtgtgtgtgtgtgtgtgtgtgtgtgtgtgtgtgtgtgtgtgtgtgtgtgtgtgtgtgtgtgtgtgtgtgtgtgtgtgtgtgtgtgtgtgtgtgtgtgtgtgtgtgtgtgtgtgggggaatgGGCCGGTGAAAGACAATCTGTAATCAGTTCTCCCAAGTAAGCGTCTTGGCTTGTGCTCGTCTACCGATCTTTACTCATTAGATCTCATCTTAGCAGTGACTACTGACATGGTTCTGGTTCTCACGTTCCTGTCTGTGCTTTGCAGGAGAACATGGAAAAGAACACACTAGAACACCAGGAGAACATTGAGAAGCTGCAGAAAGACCACGCTGTCCAGCTGGAGGTAGAGCCACACATCCATGCCCGgaaacacgctacacacacacacaggaactctCTAACATGTTTGCTGTGGTTACTCCAGCAGTGGAAGCCTGTGGGCTGTAATTGGTTTGGAGGGCTTCATcataggtgtgagtgtgtctcattaactctgtgtgtgtgtgtgtgtgtggacgcacTGTGCAGTACGGCCCTACTCCAAATAAGATCCTCTGTTCCAATTAGAGATGTTTTTGACTCTGTAGCGGTACTACGAGGTTAATTCTAAATTAAACTATTACACAGGATCAACCTAATATGTAAATCCCACTTCCACTGTAGATCATTCTATTATCAGGGTGTGGGAACACTAAGCTAATTATACTGAAGCTGTGGAGGAGaatgcttctctctgtctggagGAATGTAGGGAGGAAGTAGAGTTGAATAAGTGTTAGTGAAAGAACAAAAACAACTCTGCTAATGACTTAAGTGAATCATTTTGTTTCCTGTTATCGGTCACTTAGTCTCTATCTCACCACCACTGCATATACGACTTAAGACAAGCAACGGCTCTTCCTCTGACTTGATTTGAGTCGATTTTGGGGCCTTGCTCAAGAGCACCGCGGTAGGATTTCAGATGCGGGAGGAGGCTGTTGGCTGGCTAACCCTAGCTGctctcctcaggagaaggaGGCCCACACAGACCAGGTGAGACAGCAGCTGACGGGCGTGGAGAAGGAGCGCGACGAGCACGACCACACCATCGGGAAGCTGAAACAGGTGCGATCTACACGCGGCGGCTTTACGCGGTGGGTTTGATGATTCGATCGCGACTTGGCGCTGTGTGTCTTCCTGTaccttaactgtgtgtgtgtgtgtgttaccaggagATCAAAGACACTGTGGATGGCCAGAGGATCCTGGAGAAGAAGGGTAGTGCAGCAGTAAGTGCAACACACATCTACCAaactggaatgtgtgtgttctgcaggagTGGGTGTGTTCTGTGGTCGTGTGTCTGTTCCAagctgatgcgtgtgtgtgtgtgttcagctgaaGGACCTAAAGAGACAGCTCcagctggagaggaagagagctgaTAAACTGCAGGAGCGTCTTCAGGAGATCCTCACCAACACCAAGACCAGGACAggtgatctcacacacacacacacacacacacactgtcagttaTACCCACTCCCACACTGTTGGGGGTATACTAGATATACAGGTGAACAGATGGTACCTCACCACCTGGACCTTGacccaaaggtgtgtgtgtgtgtgtgtcatgaagtccatgtgtgtgttcccgGGCAGTACCATAGGCGTCAGAACCTGGCTGATGTGGTACGAGCGGGGTCTGTGTAGGTGCGTGTATGTATTATGTATGGACACAGGAGCAGGCCCTGCCTGGCCGTCCCCAGGACGTCCTCTCATGTCTCTGCAGCGtgttcacacgcacacgcatgaaACATTCATCCCAGGCCGGGCGGCGGAGCGCGCAGACGGGGCCCACATGAATAAGGCAGCGCCGTGAAAACTGTCACGTTTGCATGGCGTCGCACGCAGGACGCTACACCGCATGTAGAAACTGTAGATGTAGAGGTATTCACGTCACGGACATCAAAgagatgatgggggggggggggggtatttagaggagggggggtgtatggaggggggggggggtggaaggaggagggggcaaaACGCAGCACTCATGTAGGATGATGTAAGTGTATTTTCGATCCAACGTTTAAGCGCATCCACAGAGCAGAAGTTAGTGTGTCACGGTGTGTGTCGCGGTGTGTGTCACGGTGTGTGTCGCGGTGTGTGTCACGGTGTGTGTCGCGGTGTGTGTCGCGGTGTGTGTCGCGGTGTGTGtcgcggtgtgtgtttgttacgtCAGTGTCTTCATCTCCAAGTCTGGTCCTCAAATCCACCATGGCACCAGTTCTCAGTCTCCACAGCACTGCACAATGCAGCGGCTGTTTCTTATTAATAAGAGTGGgtttgtgttcatttgtgtgtgtggtgtccaaataaaatgtattccaaagggaacacccccccccccccccccccccatccccaacaccacacacagacacacacacacacacacacagtcaaagagATGCAACCGTGTTAATATTTGATGCCCCCCTACCCTGGCTACTTAAAGAGTGTGTCCCAGCAATGCTGCAGCTGTGTGGGTctttgagaggggaggggtgaggggagggggtccgAGCAGGCGTCCCCGGTACCCACCAGGCCCGGTCCGGCCCAGGCCCCCACTGATACTCTGCTCCATGGATAATTTAACTGActctgtaaatgtttaatggGCGTTCTGGAGAAAGTAGAAGATCAGACATTTTAAAGTAGGCTGCTTTATCTATGTCCTGTggctggggaagggggggggctccCCCGCAGCTGCAGGCCTCGTCCAGGTcctactcgtgtgtgtgtgtgtgtgtgtgtgtttacaatgGGGTGGTTACAGTACCTGGATACTTTCTATATTCAAAATAAactaatagtgtgtgtgtacaggcctggaggagctggtgctGTCAGAGATCAGCTCTCCCAGTCGGAcccagcagacaggagacagcagcAGTGTGTCGTCCTTCAGCTACAGGGAGATGATGAAGGAGGGGGCTGCACCTCAGACCTCCAACAAGGTACTGGACCACTGGCAACGACAAGCAGAGCCACATtcagaaatacacacatgtagacatccAGCCCGAAGGAGAGAGCCTCCAGCAGCCTTCTGTGGGCCTCAGGGCAGATAGATTCCACCATGACAGGACTGAAATCAACATTTCAGAGACTTCCTCCTCCGTGTCTGTTGCGCTGGTTGGCAGCTGGAGCAGAAGCTCTCATCGTCTTAGACTCAgatcagggtcagggtcacgcCAGGCAGCTCTGAAGCTGGACGCTCTAGTTGTGGTTGGTGAGGAAGTGGGTTCTGAAGCAAGTGGACCCGGGGTGGGTGGACCCGGGCTGGGTGGACCCGGGCTGGGTGGACCCGGGCTGGGTGGACCCGGGGTGGGTGGACCCGGGGTGGGTGGACCCGGGGTGGGTGGACCCGGGCTGGGTGGACCCGGGTTGGGTGGAGTGCTGCTTGGTGAGGAGCAGCCAGGGTTGGAGCTGTTGGAGGCTGATGTGATGAGAGGCTGATGTGATGAGAGGCTGATGTGATGAGAGGCTGACCCTCCAGTGTCCACagctctgacacactgacagcTCAACAGGGAGTTGACCTGCCttggcctgcttgtctgtcctctcccgtctcttctcctctccctctgtctttctcccgctcgttctctcttcctcccctgtaCCTTTTCCGTTGTCTAAATATAACATGGTTACTATTGATAGAACGGCTTTAACGAGCAGATGTTTCTGCGGTGaatggaaagaggagagagagagaaaccagatGACAATACAGATGGATGGCTAAAGGTTGAGGGAAACAAACACTGAATGATGTTGTGAATCAGCTGCTAGCTACTTCAGGCACATCAGCACTAGACAAATGGAGATGTTTGGACTGTTTTACCAactgctaatgtgtgtgtgtgtccagtcgaACACAGGCAGCCCCCAGTCCCAGCGGCCGGCAGACCTCTCGGATGACGAGGTCAGTGAGCTGTTCCAGAGACTGGCCGAGGTTCAGCAGGAGAAGTGGATGCTGGAGGAGAAGGTACGTACAcactcgcgtgtgtgtgtgtgtgagagtgtgaacatgtattgttgtgtgtgcgggagcctgatgtgtgtgtgtgtgtgtgagagagtgtgaacatgtattgttgtgtgtgcgggagcctgatgtgtgtgtgtgtgtgtgtgaacatgtattgttgtgtgtgagggagcctgatgtgtgtgtgtgtgtgacctgtcgcTCCAGGTGAAGCACCTCGAGGTGAGCTGTTCCTCCATGGCCGATGACATCTGTAAGAAGAGTGCCATCATCGAGACGTACGTCATGGACAGCAGGATAGGTATggaactctttctttcttcctcgctCTTTTTTGTGtctattttctttctgtttctttcactCCCTatttcatctctcttcctctgattGCCTCTCAGCATTGCTGCCAGTTTGTAGGGCACTGTCCTCCAGGTGTTTAACCCGTGTTGACCTGTGCTAGAGACCGCTGAGCTGGAGGCTACTTTAATTTGGGACTGGTTCTGTCTGTGCATGCCAGACAGGGAGATCAGAGCGTGTTCAACAGAGAACGCAGACAAAGATTAAGGCCAATCTACTTTTCATCCCATTAAAGCAGGGCAGAAAAATAGCAGAGACATGAAACAATATCGTACCAACAGATGTGATACACAAATAAACCCAAGCTCACGTCTGTTGCGTCCAAGCAGACAATTTATCTTATTCTATTATTACATAAGaacatgtctctctgtcacgCTTTTACAAACTCTACTGAAACACTGGAGCGGTGCTTTTTATAGAAGGTCTATTTCAGTGTGTGGGGCTGGGGAGCTCAGATGGACCTGCAACACAGAAGCTCTGCTTCTGGAACACAGAAGCTCTGCTTCTCTGAAAGCAGACCAGTCTGAACACttctgatgatggtgaggtgtgGACCTAGATGCCTGATGATGGCGAGGTGTGGTACTGTTATGGTCTCTAAGACTGGGTAgatgcagggtgagggggggggggcgtggctaagaggatgagaggattgGCTTGAGGCTGTGGCTGGGCTCATCTCCTCAGCGGGATGATCTGTTAGTGCTACATTTCTATTAGCCTCCCAGTCTCCTTTCTTATCTCCACGGAGGGTAGATTAGCTATAACATTAGCTCGAGTGATAGATGGAGCTCCATTATCACGCAGAACTGTGGGAGTAAGATCACACGCAGTCTGCTGGGAATGAGATCAGGCAGCTTTctagaggataggagaggaggggctggagggcagACCATTGCCCTGGTCTCCTAGCCTCCTCTGGTACCCTCCTCAGAGGCTGAGGGGCCTGGTGAGGGCTCCACTGTGCTCTGACGTAGGAGTGGTCTGATCCAGAACCGTCTGGAGAAACACCCGTCTGGCTCCGTTCCTCTGCATGAGCCGGTCCGAACCGATCTACTACAGAGATTGTTTTCTGACACACGCAAATgtagactctctcacacacgcgctcattcacacacacaaacctccccTCTCCCGTGCTGGTCAGGTTGTCGTGACAACACCACTCTGCACTCTCGCTGTCAGAGCATGCTCTGGTGAGTCCCAGAAAAGGGAGAGCTAGTTTGGGTTCTCAGAGAACACATCCTTTCCCCCACCCCACGTTCTCAGCCTTCCACTCACGTTAGATCAGATCTGAACCTAATCCTGGGAGGCTCTCCCCTTCTCAGTGGAGGCCTGCAAGCCCTCCAAGGTTAGACCGGGAGGTCCGAGGGGCCTTTTAATAACTTTGTCAAGCTCCACAAGGAAAAGGGAGGAATGGTTAGTCTGAGACGTTGCTGAGTGGTCgatacacactgtacacatggCTACTTCGCGTCAGAGGACTTCTGGAGGTCATGGTGGATGAGTGGCATGATGTCGCCATTCATTCGCGGTGTCCGGCCGTACAGGGACCAGGCCCAGAGGCCCCATGGAGGGATCCAGTCGATGGCGTGCAGCCACCACACGCAGCGAGGCGGcgccacctctccctgcagagGAGCGTGTGAAGACATGAGCGCCGCAGCGCCGGGCCAGCTTCCTGTGGGAAGCTCGGGCTCTGGTTGGGCTCCCAGTGCAACTTGAAATGACAATTCCTTCTACGTGACCTCCTTGAGTGGCAGCGACTGCAGAGCTATCATAGAGGAGCACTGAGCTGTCCTAGAGGAGCACTGAGCTGTCCTAGAGGAGCATTGGGCTGTCCTAGAGGAGCACTGAGCTGTCCTAGAGGAGCACTGAGCTGTCCTAGAGGAGCACTGAGCTGTCCTAGAGGAGCACTGAGCTGTCCTAGAGGAGCACTGAGCTGTCCTAGTGGAGCACTGAGCTGTCATAGAGGAGAACTGGGCTGTCCTAGAGGGGCACTGGGCTATCATAGAGGAGACCTGGGCTGTCCTAGAGGAGCACTGAGCTGTCCTAGAGGGGCACTGGGCTGTCCTAGAGGGGCACTGGGCTGTCATAGAGGAGCACTGAGCTGTCATAGTGGAGCACTGGGCTGTCCTAGAGGTGCACTGAGCTGTCATAGAGGGGCACTGAGCTGTCCTAGAGGAGAACTGAGCTGTCCTAGAGGAGCACTGAGCTGTCCTAGAGGAGCACTGAGCTGTCCTAGAGGAGCACTGAGTTGTCAGAGGAGAACTGGGCTGTCCTAGAGGGGCACTGGGCTATCATAGAGGAGCACTGGGCTGTCCTAGAGGAGCACTGAGCTGTCCTAGAGGAGCACTGAGCTGTCCTAGAGGAGCACCCTGAGGGGAGCCGGGTGtctgctagcccagcctagtgTGGTGACCACAGCTggcggagagaggggcagagaggggacGGAGAGAAGTTGTTTGGAGAGGGCGTGTGGTTGCTGGGTGTGTTCTTTCCAGGTTTGTGTGGAGCTCATATCGGCCCTATGACATTTAGTCTGTGAGCTGAACATTTAGCTATAATCTAGGGAAGGATTCACATGAATATTTAACTGTAGATAATGCATAGCCTCCTGTCCCgcgtgcctcctctctcccctaacCTAGTTAGgagggaaggatagagagagtgaaagagagaacaggagagagggaagagtcagTAAACTGCCTGAACCCAGCAAACCTGTGCATCTTTCATGGTCGTCAGGAATTGCTTGTTCATTGGCAGAACAAGGCAGGagggggtacgtgtgtgtgtgtgtgtgtgtgtgtgtgtgtgtgtgtgtgtgtgtgtgcgtgcgtgcgtgcctgcGCATGTGCCTGGGttgatgaggaggggaggtcaTGTGAAACCTAATGTGGAGCCAGTTTGTCTTTCCAGGGACCTTATCTTCTTCCACTGTACTTGGTGCATGCAGGTActtactctcttacacacacacatacacacacacacacacagggtcttgGTTGCTTGCTGTACCCTGTGACAGGAACACTGACTTTCTGGTGATTATTTCTCACAACCCCCAATTAGAGAGCTAGGAGggctgagagagatgggggagagggggatggaagagggaaaggagaaagcAGGGAATTACTTACCACCACCCtctgaaagagacaaagaggagaaggtgggagaaggagagagaaaaaggggtagAGAGACGAAGCATGTCagagaaagatgtgtgtgtgtgtgtgtacgcttcCCCCTGTTTTAATTTCATGACTGACTGATTCAACATTTAATGCCAGACCAGAGCCCGTTAAGAGTCCTCTCCTCTAATTGTAAATATTGGACTATAAAAGTTAGAAGGCCTCCTGTCCACAGGCTTGTCAGACAACAAAAAGTGTGCATAGAAAAACCAAGACAGTCTTTTAATGCCTTCTCAGCAGATGTATGTGGAGAtgcaggctgagtgtgtgtgtgtgtgtgtgtgtgtgtgtgtgtgtgtgtgtgtgtgtgtgtgtgtgtgtgtgtgtgtgtgtgtgtgtgtgtgtgtgtgtgtgtgtgtgtgtgtgtgtgtgtgtgtgtggaggggggttgcTGGGTGCACATTGGTGCATTAATTCTTCTGCATTGCCATTCAGCTGTCCTACGtcacgtttgtgtgtttgtgggcgtAAGGCATGAGTGATGACAGGGCAGGATCTCGggaccatacacacacgtacatatttGACAAGGCAGTGGGGTCGATGGTGGGTTAACATGTAGCGTGAACAGGTGCAGGGctgcttctccatctctcccctgatCATTCTGCACCAGGCTGTTGTAATCTACAGAGCTATCTGTACATGTATGAGGTGGGGTCTATAGATGTGTTTATGGGTAAAGGACAGAGACAAGGTTGGGGGGGGCTGCACTTATTGTAGCCATGTGTGAGTTCTGGGGGGGGGATTAGGTGAGAGGTGCAGttattgtaggtgtgtttgtgtggggtgcAGTCGTTAtagatgtgtgtttgggggtggagggttattgtagatgtgtgtgtgtgtgtggggggggggggggggggggtttagctAGATGAGAGCTGACATTAGCAGACTGTAAATGATTCAGGATGCAGACACGGCTGAATGAACCCAACACTCATCTTCAATAATGTAGAGGCTCCtctcttatctccctctctctctttctgatttCCCTTCCTCTTTTTGCTCCTtatctcacactttctctctctttttgctccctctactcctctctgcctctctcacacacacacacacacacacacactggattgtgtgtgtctgtagcttgtAGCAGATACAGTGTAGTGGCCTGTCGGTCATCACAGCTGTCTAATGGAAATGTAAACGGCGCACAGGCAgatagtcaacacacacacacgccgttgACATATCCATCCAGATATAGCAAGCTCCCATTCAGTTTCACTCCACCACTCACCAAGTCAGGCTTGTCTTTTATACATGAGCCTCCACCACTGTCAGCCCGAACACAGCCAATCAGCATGCTCAGAGATGACACAGTGTTGGTCTAGCTCCCTGACTGGGAAATAAGACAGGTGGGTTTACAGAAAGTGATTTGTTGTCTTGATTGATTTCCATATTAACCTATCAGCTGTGATCACCAGTCCTATTGAGCACGCCCCTGACCCCAGACTGACAAGTGAGCCAGACATAAAAGAAAGCTGAGCGATCAGTCTGGTTTACTGGAAGCCAAGGATGGATGACGAGAGCGATGGAGTGAGAAAATGAAAggagaggtagagtgagagatggaaggagaggtagagtgagagatggaaggagaggtagagtgagagatggaagcTGTACAGGAGAaggcactcagacacacacattcatagaaGTGCATGCCAGGCACCATGCCAGGCAagcactctctcacatacatgCACGGCAGCTCTGcagacacgtaaacacacacacgaccagtcCGCACACGCAAACGggtgtgtagacacacacacagggtgggtCTGCAGACCGAGACCTTACCTCATATGACTCCTCCCTGTGGAATCTGGtcttagagagaggggggaactcTTCCAGAAATAACCTGCCTTCCTCTGCATCAAATCCCTtctccgtccccctctctccatcc
This genomic window contains:
- the gripap1 gene encoding GRIP1-associated protein 1 isoform X2 — encoded protein: MAQALSEEEFHRMQAQLLELRTQNYQLSDDLRKNIAELTAVRQKTVNLEKDYIKAQKALNKSKKAQEVDALLSENEMLQGKLHCQEDDFRLQNSTLMQELSKLCSQIEQLEQENQCLKEGKTPPPAASSPASPPVDAELLRLQAENAALQKKMAALQQHMERRAQINDTTETDSGDSNGVQCQSDVSGKGEESSTGTNDRVEQAESKCVKLEQRVNELSGAAVSVRSCGVVKQGAIGWSAALCPITQCFGPEVELQLNTEVEEKRLLREQLTALESSKQTEITKLLEEITKLSDKLKKKQESFMRLQGEKEALYNDSRTKIDELQQKREEESKSMNLRIHRLQADLVAASQTTAELREQLQSRQKEHELALHSLKDQIQTVKTQELNLLRDQNAALEAEVLQGRAERDDLNSQLQESSFANRKLLEQLTEEGQDKDRLQRELEDAKKTAEKRKAMLDELAMELNQEKHRHKEELSDVRLQQEKEVLGVRARYEKELRGLHEEKNRTEEEIRGQLREEKARCRELEGLQQSVEELQAQVQAMEGTKGWFERRLKEAEENMEKNTLEHQENIEKLQKDHAVQLEEKEAHTDQVRQQLTGVEKERDEHDHTIGKLKQEIKDTVDGQRILEKKGSAALKDLKRQLQLERKRADKLQERLQEILTNTKTRTGLEELVLSEISSPSRTQQTGDSSSVSSFSYREMMKEGAAPQTSNKSNTGSPQSQRPADLSDDEVSELFQRLAEVQQEKWMLEEKVKHLEVSCSSMADDICKKSAIIETYVMDSRIEGAGGPAGHGGHGGHGHGGPLVERGGLGSVLRDLVKPGDENLREMNKKLQNMLEEQLTKNMHLQKDLEVLSQEIVRLSKETSPGAAAQASG
- the gripap1 gene encoding GRIP1-associated protein 1 isoform X3; its protein translation is MAQALSEEEFHRMQAQLLELRTQNYQLSDDLRKNIAELTAVRQKTVNLEKDYIKAQKALNKSKKAQEVDALLSENEMLQGKLHCQEDDFRLQNSTLMQELSKLCSQIEQLEQENQCLKEGKTPPPAASSPASPPVDAELLRLQAENAALQKKMAALQQHMERRAQINDTTETDSGDSNGVQCQSDVSGKGEESSTGTNDRVEQAESKCVKLEQRVNELSEVELQLNTEVEEKRLLREQLTALESSKQTEITKLLEEITKLSDKLKKKQESFMRLQGEKEALYNDSRTKIDELQQKREEESKSMNLRIHRLQADLVAASQTTAELREQLQSRQKEHELALHSLKDQVACQSAVSQEQVESILTENDALRTNLAALEQIQTVKTQELNLLRDQNAALEAEVLQGRAERDDLNSQLQESSFANRKLLEQLTEEGQDKDRLQRELEDAKKTAEKRKAMLDELAMELNQEKHRHKEELSDVRLQQEKEVLGVRARYEKELRGLHEEKNRTEEEIRGQLREEKARCRELEGLQQSVEELQAQVQAMEGTKGWFERRLKEAEENMEKNTLEHQENIEKLQKDHAVQLEEKEAHTDQVRQQLTGVEKERDEHDHTIGKLKQEIKDTVDGQRILEKKGSAALKDLKRQLQLERKRADKLQERLQEILTNTKTRTGLEELVLSEISSPSRTQQTGDSSSVSSFSYREMMKEGAAPQTSNKSNTGSPQSQRPADLSDDEVSELFQRLAEVQQEKWMLEEKVKHLEVSCSSMADDICKKSAIIETYVMDSRIEGAGGPAGHGGHGGHGHGGPLVERGGLGSVLRDLVKPGDENLREMNKKLQNMLEEQLTKNMHLQKDLEVLSQEIVRLSKETSPGAAAQASG